The Canis lupus baileyi chromosome 28, mCanLup2.hap1, whole genome shotgun sequence genome has a segment encoding these proteins:
- the HEY1 gene encoding hairy/enhancer-of-split related with YRPW motif protein 1, with protein MKRAHPDYSSSDSELDETVEVEKESADENGNLSSALGSMSPTTSSQILARKRRRGIIEKRRRDRINNSLSELRRLVPSAFEKQGSAKLEKAEILQMTVDHLKMLHTAGGKGYFDAHALAMDYRSLGFRECLAEVARYLSIIEGLDASDPLRVRLVSHLNNYASQREAASGAHAGLGHLPWGSAFGHHPHVAHPLLLPQSGHGNTGTSASPTDPHHQGRLAAAHPEAPALRAPPSGGLGPVLPVVTSASKLSPPLLSSVASLSAFPFSFGSFHLLSPNALSPSAPTQAANLGKPYRPWGTEIGAF; from the exons ATGAAGCGAGCCCACCCGGACTACAGCTCCTCGGACAGCGAGCTGGACGAGACCGTCGAAGTGGAGAAGGAGAGCGCGGATGAGAATGG AAACTTGAGTTCGGCTCTAGGTTCCATGTCCCCAACTACATCTTCACAGATCTTGGCCAGGAAAAGACGAAGAGGC ATCATTGAGAAGCGCCGACGGGACCGGATTAATAACAGTTTGTCTGAGCTCAGGCGGCTGGTACCCAGTGCTTTTGAGAAGCAG GGATCTGCTAAGCTAGAAAAAGCCGAAATCCTGCAGATGACCGTGGATCACCTGAAAATGCTGCACACGGCAGGAGGAAAAG GCTATTTCGACGCGCACGCCCTTGCTATGGACTATCGGAGTTTGGGGTTCCGGGAGTGCCTGGCGGAGGTGGCCCGATATCTGAGCATCATTGAGGGACTGGATGCCTCCGACCCGCTTCGAGTTCGGCTGGTCTCCCACCTTAACAACTACGCCTCCCAGCGGGAAGCGGCCAGCGGCGCCCACGCAGGCCTGGGACACCTCCCCTGGGGCAGCGCCTTCGGACACCACCCGCACGTCGCGCACCCCCTGCTGCTGCCCCAGAGCGGCCACGGGAACACTGGCACCAGCGCCTCGCCCACGGACCCGCACCACCAGGGCAGGTTGGCTGCGGCGCATCCGGAGGCGCCCGCCTTGCGCGCGCCCCCTAGCGGCGGCCTCGGACCGGTGCTCCCCGTGGTCACCTCGGCCTCCAAGCTCTCGCCGCCCCTGCTGTCCTCGGTGGCTTCCCTGTCggccttccccttctcctttggCTCCTTTCACCTCCTGTCTCCCAATGCACTGAGCCCTTCGGCACCCACGCAGGCCGCAAACCTTGGCAAGCCCTATAGACCTTGGGGGACGGAGATTGGAGCTTTTTAA